From a region of the Euwallacea similis isolate ESF13 chromosome 3, ESF131.1, whole genome shotgun sequence genome:
- the conv gene encoding chaoptin has product MMNKLLIIWILTINHVQAEYIPPGPQYRCPKEKLLLHPCTCDVETDQGIWVSCNNTNLASMSLALGNLGTFELPVEVLTIRSSHIGRLFGSLLYKLKLRILRIAETPLEVIDEFAFLGVNATLNELHVINSSLLEFPRAALKILGNLTVLNIDGHHISDLPKDSFFESELSGKLLKLHIVNGNLSTLPIEALQPLRKLKTLDLHGNQLKELKRNQFKGLRDVEILDLSFNNIPKIDSSHLSDLTKMAWLNVSHNSLKELTRGAFARNTVLKVLNMSFNQMKKLDQNSFRGMRFLRRLLLSDNLISDVGRGTFGSLQRIGTIDLARNLITKIDYQMFFQLNFAELLDVSENQVTEIQKLAFKDIYLTDINLSKNQISTIENGAFENCANISKLDLSHNQLKELPKRAFDETTYATELQFSYNFFSSLDQIPLHNMTGIKILNVSHNSIESIPKKTFPKLYELHTIDLSYNNLSDIFNSVFQTLFSLRTLDLSHNSLESIKPSTFGALPTLLKLDMSYNKLENIARSALTRLASTRELILHHNNLSTLFILPISTSHLDLSHNDFEQIPAKLWPTMNSLLSLDLSFNRLGDNLEQGSFASLLTLQRLNLSYNELTQPPWVSISELTALQYLYLQGNNLTKLTRNAFGKMPVMFELDLSDNNIRNVSSRAFEGLLQLIRLKMGNNNISVIPNGAFQGLVSMTDLDLSRNRLVKLDNKTNGVFEECLSLERLNLSHNKITFITRKMFPSNPYVPYKLRDIDLSHNSIPVITYDLTFGTGKLEKLNMSHNAIADIRKGVIGNLTLLKSLDLSHNKLHDLTSDPDFFRLPSNLSRLILTGNELDELPWTHLKNSTHLRLLDIKENRLDKIGPEATGMITKGVLVMFQGNPVHCDCFLRPLLRHFSNQLDLDSVYQEITCASPTHLEGKRLHLLSEELLICPSNINTTRILDGFEGDLNILPDLRFRGVTLKKNMLKAKWRVMKQDDIADTLLFIRNIQNPLDIVFQTTLPYFKRVLEVDLGQTIKANETLVEKSYQICIVAKTSKDSVRKFYPEQCRDLDKGAVSGCRSLLYSANSRLLVVVAVVLLIERYYFIA; this is encoded by the exons ATGATGAACAAACTCCTCATTATCTGGATTTTAACGATAAATCACGTGCAAGCAGAATACATCCCTCCAGGGCCTCAATATAGGTGCCctaaggaaaaattattactcCACCCTTGCACTTGTGATGTAGAAACTGACCAAGGGATATGGGTCAGCTGCAACAACACCAATCTGGCCAGCATGAGTTTGGCTTTGGGCAATTTGGGTACTTTCGAGCTTCCAGTAGAGGTTTTGACCATAAGGAGTTCTCATATTG GGAGACTTTTCGGTAGTCTTTTGTACAAACTGAAACTTCGAATATTACGGATCGCGGAGACTCCTTTGGAAGTAATTGATGAGTTCGCCTTTTTGGGGGTGAACGCCACCTTGAATGAGCTGCACGTCATTAATTCGAGTTTGCTGGAATTCCCCCGGGCCGCCCTTAAG ATACTGGGGAATTTAACCGTGCTGAACATCGACGGACACCACATAAGCGACCTCCCTAAAGATTCGTTTTTCGAGAGCGAATTGAGCGGTAAACTGCTCAAACTCCACATAGTCAACGGCAATCTCAGTACCCTACCTATAGAGGCATTGCAGCCACTCAG gaaattgaAGACGCTAGACCTGCACGGAAATCAGCTCAAAGAGCTCAAGCGGAATCAATTTAAGGGCTTAAGGGACGTGGAAATTCTGGATCTGAGCTTTAACAATATCCCGAAAATCGACTCCAGCCACTTGTCGGATTTGACGAAGATGGCCTGGCTTAATGTGTCGCATAATAGTCTGAAGGAACTTACCAG GGGTGCATTTGCCAGGAACACAGTGCTTAAAGTCTTAAACATGTCATTCAATCAGATGAAAAAGTTGGATCAAAACTCTTTCCGAGGAATGAGATTTTTGCGTCGTCTCCTCCTGTCcgacaatttaatttcggACGTCGGTCGCGGGACATTTGGTTCTCTTCAGAGAATCGGCACTATCGATTTGGCTCGAAATTTGATCACGAAGATCGATTATCAGATGTTTTTTCAGCTAAACTTTGCCGAA CTATTGGACGTATCCGAAAACCAAGTGACCGAAATTCAAAAACTGGCTTTTAAGGATATTTATTTGACCGATATTAATTTGTCCAAGAATCAGATCAGTACAATCGAAAACGGGGCTTTTGAGAACTGCGCGAATATTTCCAAGTTGGATTTATCTCATAATCAGCTAAAGGAGTTGCCCAAGAGGGCTTTTGATGAAACTACTTATGCCACTGAGttgcaattttcttacaaCTTCTTCAGCAGTTTAGACCAG aTTCCTTTGCACAATATGACCGGAATTAAAATCCTGAATGTGTCTCATAACTCCATCGAAAGCATTCCAAAGAAAACCTTCCCAAAGCTCTACGAATTGCACACGATTGACTTGTCTTACAACAATTTGTCTG ATATATTTAATTCGGTATTCCAAACGCTGTTTTCCTTAAGAACACTGGATCTGAGCCATAACTCTTTGGAGTCCATTAAGCCGAGCACTTTTGGGGCTCTGCCTACCCTTTTAAAGCTGGATATGAGTTACAACAAGTTGGAAAATATAGCCAGGAGCGCGCTCACGAG ATTGGCCAGCACCAGAGAACTGATCCTTCACCATAACAACTTATCAACCTTATTCATATTACCAATTTCCACCTCTCATCTGGATCTTTCTCACAACGACTTCGAGCAAATACCTGCAAAATTGTGGCCCACCATGAACTCGCTTTTGAGTCTCGACTTGAGTTTTAATCGTCTTGGAGACAATCTGGAACAGGGGAGCTTTGCCAGTTTGTTGACCCTTCAAAG ATTAAACCTGAGCTATAACGAATTGACGCAACCTCCATGGGTGTCCATAAGTGAACTGACAGCACTGCAGTATCTCTATTTACAG GGTAATAATCTGACGAAATTGACTCGAAACGCATTCGGAAAAATGCCGGTCATGTTCGAACTGGACCTCTCGGACAACAACATCAGGAACGTGAGCTCGAGGGCATTCGAGGGCCTGCTCCAGCTCATCCGTCTGAAAATGGGCAACAATAACATCAGCGTCATTCCAAACGGGGCATTCCAAG GTTTGGTTTCCATGACCGATTTGGACCTGTCCCGAAACAGACTTGTTAAGCTGGATAACAAAACGAACGGGGTGTTCGAGGAGTGCTTATCTTTAGAACGA ttgaATCTGAGCCACAATAAAATAACCTTCATAACGCGAAAAATGTTCCCGAGCAACCCTTACGTCCCGTATAAACTGAGAGACATTGATCTGTCCCACAATTCCATCCCGGTAATAACCTACGATCTGACCTTTGGGACGgggaaattggaaaaacttaATATGAGCCATAACGCCATTGCGGATATCAGGAAAG GTGTAATAGGCAACTTGACCCTCCTAAAATCCCTCGATCTTTCCCACAACAAATTGCATGACCTAACGAGCGATCCAGACTTTTTTCGGCTTCCTTCCAACCTGTCCAGGCTCATCCTGACCGGCAACGAACTGGATGAGCTCCCTTGGACGCATTTGAAAAACTCGACCCATTTGCGATTGCTGGACATAAAGGAAAATCGTCTGGACAAAATTGGGCCAGAGGCCACTGGCATGATTACAAAGGGTGTCCTTGTGATGTTCCAGGGAAATCCTGTGCATTGCGACTGCTTTTTACGCCCTTTGCTGCGACATTTTTCCAATCAATTGGATCTCGATTCAGTGTACCAGGAGATCACCTGTGCAAGTCCTACGCATTTAGAAGGGAAGAGATTGCATTTGCTCAGTGAGGAGCTACTCATTTGTCCATCTAATATTAATACTACCAGGATTTTGGATGGTTTTGAAGGAGATCTCAATATTTTGCCTGATTTGAGGTTCCGAGGAGTTACTTT GAAGAAAAATATGCTCAAAGCAAAATGGCGCGTGATGAAGCAGGATGACATCGCCGACACGTTGCTTTTCATAAGGAACATTCAAAATCCTCTGGATATAGTTTTCCAGACGACTTTGCCGTACTTTAAGAGAGTGCTGGAAGTCGACTTAGGTCAAACGATAAAAGCGAACGAAACTTTGGTGGAGAAAAGCTATCAGATCTGTATTGTGGCCAAAACAAGTAAGGATAGTGTACGGAAGTTTTATCCAGAACAATGTCGAGATTTGGATAAAGGCGCTGTTTCCGGATGCAGGAGTCTTTTGTACTCGGCAAATAGCCGACTATTGGTCGTTGTGGCGGTTGTGCTGTTGATTGAgagatattattttatagccTAA